One Echeneis naucrates chromosome 16, fEcheNa1.1, whole genome shotgun sequence DNA window includes the following coding sequences:
- the LOC115056178 gene encoding synaptotagmin-1-like, giving the protein MTGSHHAPPATLGTPASPTLVPNATTSPGQKQSIHSPNKFKSELHSIHMPSWGIAALGIVGLCMVLSLSVCVWRKCLKKKDKDKEKDKNKGKEKKGGFDTEMDGGYIKPLKDEGNKETELSDNEPKQEEKLGRLHFTLDYNFTDNTLVVGILQAAELPAMDVGGSSDPYVKLYLLPDKKKKFETKVHRKTLEPNFNESFIFKVPYTELGGKTLVMTVYDFDRFSKHDAIGAVKIPMSSVDFSQSLQEWKDLQKAEKEESERLGDICLSLRYVPTAGKLTVVILEAKNLKKMDVGGLSDPYVKIHLMQNGKRLKKKKTTIKKNTLNPYYNESFSFEVPCEQIEKVQVAVTVLDYDKIGKNDAIGKVLLGSNSTGTEQRHWLDMLANPRRPIAQWHSLQAEDDVNALISNKK; this is encoded by the exons ATGACTGGGAGCCATCATGCTCCCCCAGCTACACTGGGAACCCCTGCTTCCCCAACTCTTGTGCCAAATGCAACAACATCTCCAGGCCAAAAACAATCTATCCACAGCCCCAACAAGTTCAAGAGTGAGTTACACAGCATCCACA TGCCATCGTGGGGTATTGCTGCCCTTGGTATTGTGGGTTTGTGCATGGTGTTGTcgttatctgtgtgtgtatggaggAAGTGCTTAAAAAAGAAGGACAAGGACAAAGAAAAGGACaagaacaaaggaaaagagaagaagggagGTTTTGACACTGAAATGGATGGAGGTTACATTAAG CCGCTAAAAGATGAAGGCAATAAAGAAACAGAGCTGTCAGATAATGAGCCGAAACAGGAGGAGAAGCTGGGGAGGCTGCATTTCACATTAGACTACAACTTCACAGATAATACA CTGGTGGTGGGCATCTTGCAGGCTGCTGAGCTTCCTGCCATGGACGTGGGAGGTAGCTCAGACCCTTATGTTAAACTCTATCTGCTcccagacaaaaagaaaaagtttgaaacCAAAGTCCATAGGAAGACTCTTGAGCCTAACTTCAATGAATCTTTCATATTTAAG GTACCATACACTGAGCTGGGCGGAAAAACACTGGTGATGACGGTGTATGACTTTGACCGTTTCTCAAAGCATGATGCCATAGGAGCTGTGAAGATACCGATGAGCAGTGTGGACTTCAGCCAGTCTCTGCAGGAGTGGAAAGACCTGCAgaaggcagagaaggaggag AGCGAGCGACTTGGAGACATATGTTTGTCCTTGAGGTATGTGCCTACTGCAGGGAAGCTGACAGTGGTGATTCTGGAGGCCAAAAACTTAAAGAAAATGGATGTTGGTGGATTATCAG ACCCTTATGTGAAGATCCACTTAATGCAGAATGGAAAAAGactcaagaaaaagaaaacaacgaTAAAGAAGAACACTTTGAATCCTTACTACAATGAGTCTTTCAGCTTTGAAGTACCATGTGAACAAATAGAG AAGGTGCAGGTAGCAGTGACTGTGTTGGACTATGATAAGATTGGGAAGAACGACGCCATAGGGAAGGTGCTGCTGGGCAGTAACAGCACTGGGACTGAGCAACGACACTGGTTAGACATGTTGGCTAACCCCCGGCGGCCAATAGCCCAGTGGCACAGCCTCCAGGCTGAGGATGATGTTAATGCACTCATTTCcaacaagaaatga